One genomic segment of Clostridium saccharoperbutylacetonicum N1-4(HMT) includes these proteins:
- a CDS encoding pseudouridine synthase has protein sequence MERLDKIISNLGYGSRKDVKSFAKKGIIEVDGVIVKDNGMLVDPEKSIIKINGEQILYRKYIYLMMNKPDGVISATHDNKDETVIDLLELEHQVFEPFPVGRLDKDTVGLLLLTNDGELNHRLIAPKWHVDKVYYAKIDKKVDEKDVAAFKNGITLDDGYKCMEAKLEILSNDDNGSDIRVTIQEGKYHQVKRMFEAVDKKVVYLKREEFGGLLLDPTLEEGEYRELTDDELSLLRSY, from the coding sequence TGCAAAAAAAGGCATTATAGAAGTTGACGGTGTAATAGTAAAGGATAATGGAATGCTTGTTGACCCAGAAAAATCCATTATAAAAATAAACGGTGAACAAATATTATACCGCAAATACATATATCTTATGATGAATAAACCTGATGGAGTGATTTCTGCAACTCATGATAACAAAGATGAGACTGTAATTGACTTATTAGAATTAGAACATCAAGTATTTGAGCCATTTCCAGTTGGCAGATTAGATAAAGATACTGTTGGATTATTACTGTTAACAAACGATGGTGAACTTAATCATAGATTAATAGCTCCTAAATGGCATGTTGACAAAGTATATTATGCAAAAATTGATAAAAAAGTAGATGAAAAAGATGTTGCTGCTTTTAAAAATGGTATTACTTTAGATGACGGTTATAAATGTATGGAGGCAAAGCTTGAAATTCTATCTAACGATGATAATGGCTCAGACATCAGAGTGACAATACAAGAAGGTAAATATCATCAAGTAAAAAGAATGTTTGAAGCTGTTGATAAAAAAGTAGTTTACCTTAAAAGAGAAGAATTTGGTGGTCTTCTATTGGATCCTACTTTAGAAGAAGGCGAATATCGTGAATTAACTGATGATGAATTAAGCCTTTTAAGAAGCTATTAA